Within the Pseudomonas chlororaphis subsp. aurantiaca genome, the region CTGGGGAAAGTGTTTGGTGGAGCTGCTGCAAACGATGCAGGAGGCGTGCTCGGCAATGAGCCGCAGCGAGTCTTCGTCGTCAATGCCAGGGATCTCGGCGGGCTAGGCTCGTCGGCAGGAGCTCCAGAGCCAGGCGGAAGGCGTCGCCGTCGGCGCCGACGAGGTCGTGTCGGTGGCGCGGCTGTATCGGCTGCGGTGAGCATGGCTCCGGCCTCGACGCAGGTCGGGCGGATGGGGCGGGTGCTAGGCGCCGCCGGCAAGGCTTCAAAGTTCGTTGGGAAGCTGCCGGGCGGGAAAGTGTTCGATGCCGGCATGACCTTTGTCGACACGGCCCTCAACGCGAAAACCCAGGACGAGAAAGCCGAAGGCTACGGCACCGCGGCGGGCGGTTTGGCCGGTGCCCTGGCTGGCGGTGCTGTAGGGGCGGCGATTGGCTCGGTCGTACCGATCATTGGTACCGCCATCGGGGGTGCCATTGGTGCGGCCTTCGGCGGTATGGGCGGGGAGGGCATAGGTGGTTGGCTCGGCAAGAAGCTGTTCGGCGAGGACGAGCAGTTGGCCAAGGCCGACAAGGACAAGGGCGCGGCGCCTGGTGACGTGGCTCGCTCGATTGCAGCTGCAGCGCCGGCACCGACAGCTCCGGCAGTCGCCCAGGCGCTCGAGCAGGCCAAGCCCAAGTCTGAACCGCCCAAAGTCGATCAGCAGTTCTCCTACATGCCGAATATGCCGATCACCGTTCAAGGTGATGCCAAGGATCCGCAACAGTTGTTCCGCTCGCTCGAAGGGCTCATCCGCAATAGCTGGGATACCTGGTCGCGGGAGAACCTCGCACGGAAGGCGGCTGGTCAATTGTTCGATGAACCCCATGTCTAAGGAGGTCCTATGGCCTACAGCGAGTCAATGCAGTCGACGCTGTCGTCGTTGATTGCCGCGGGGGAGGCTGGCCGTACCAGCCTTGACGGCATGCTCGGGCCGCTGACCGGTGCGGTGAGCGATATGACGGGTGCTGCTGCCGAGTTGGAGGGCTTGCCGATCATTGGCCCGGCCCTTGGCCAGAAGCTGCAGCGCACCATGCGGGCGATCAGCGCAGCCCAATCCAACGTAGGGCGGGTGGCTTCCACCTACAGCCAGGTGGTCAGTGGCGCCGCGGCGGTGCAAGACCGTCTCGGCTTGCTGAAAGAACAGGCCGGCAAGGCGTCGGCGGCAATCAACCGGATGGCCGGCCAGGTTAGTCCGTCGTTGGCCAACATCCTGCCGACTAGCGCGCTCGCATCGCTGGCGACGCCGGCGGCCGAGGCGATCAAGCCCTTCCCACATCTGCTGATCCTGCAGCCGCTCGATGCCAAGTTGCAGCCGTATTACTTCAATCTGGACACCGCTGCGTTCGACGAGCTGCGACGGCAAACGGCAGCGCGCTGGGCCGGCCAGGAACGCCTGACGCGGGATATCGCGCAACAGGCGGTGGGGCAGGGCGAGGACAAGATGACGTTGAAGGGGGTGATCTATCCCGGCTTCAAGGGGGGGATCAAGCAGTTGGACACCCTTCGCGCTATCGCTCGCCGGCTGCAACCGGTCAGCCTGGTCACTGGTTACGGTGACGTACTCGGCACCTGGTGCCTGCTGAGCGTCGATGAAGAGCAGGGCGCGCTGTTGGCTGGCGGCATCCCACGCAAACAGGGTTTCTCACTGGAGTTCGTGAAGTATGGCAACGACATGCAGAACGTCTGAGGGGGATCTGCTCGACACCCTGTGCTACCACCACTACGGGCACCTTAACGGCACGGTCGAGTTGGTGCTGCAGGAGAATCCGGGTCTGGCCGATGAGCCGCAGCCCTACCGCACCGGGGTGGTGATCGTGCTGCCCGACCTTGCTGCGCCATCGATCGAAACCATCGAGCTGTGGGGGTAACCCCCAGCCCTCAACGAGCCCCGCCCAGTGCGGGGCTCTTTCATTCTGGAGTGCATATGCAACCCACCTTTCGCATCGTCGCTGATGGCGCGGACATCACGGCGCTGATCAATGACCGGTTGTTGCTGCTGAGAACAACCGACAAGCCGGGGATGGACTCCGACGAGTTCGAGCTGCGGATCGATGACCGTGATGCCGCGGTCGCCTTGCCCGCTCGAGGCGCGCGGATCGAGGTCTACCTGGGTTATGCGGGGCAGGCGCTGGCTCGCCTCGGGCGGTACACCGTCGACGAGATCGAAGTCTCTGGGCCGCCGCGCGAGATGGTCATCCGGGGCAAGGCCAGTGACATGCGCGGCAGCGGTAAGACCACGCGCAGCGGCAGCTGGGAGGGCGTGCCGCTGTCGCAGATCGTCCGCGACATTGCGGCCCGCAACGGCTGGGCACCGGCCTGCCCCGTGCAGACAAAGGTCGACCGAGTCGACCAGCGTAACGAGTCGGACTTCAACTTCATCACCCGCCTGACCAAGCAGTACGACTGCACCGCGAAAGTCGCGGACGGCAAGCTGCTGGTCCTGCCCCGTGAAGCCAGTCAGGGTGCCAGCGGCAAGACCTTTGGGGTGGTCACTATCGCGCCGGCGGACGTGAGCCGGTGGCAGTTCCGCCTCGGGGATCGCAGCGCACAGAAGTCCGTGAAGACCCAGCACCAGGACAAGAAGACCGGGAAGTTGGTGGTGGTCGAGCTGGGTAATGACGACGCCCCCTCGGGGCTGCCGGGCGTGCACACCGATCGACACATCTACCCGAACAAGTCAGCAGCTGAGCAGGCGGCCAAAGCCAAGCTCGCGGCGTTCAACCGCACCACTGCCAGTGTGCGCTTGCAGATGCCCGGGCGCACCGACCTGTTCGCCGAGCGCTTGATCAATGCCCAGGGGTTCAAGCAGGGGCTGGATGGCCAGTACCTGGTCGACAGCGTCGAGCAGACCTTCGATGCCTCCGGCTGGTCGACCGCGGTGGAGTGCAACGGTGGCAAGAAGGGCAAGGCGAAGGCCAAGGGCAAGAAAAAGAAATCCGACAAGCCACTGAAGGTGGTCGATGTGAAACCGGCCTGAGTGGCCACAGCAGGAGATTCAAGATGACTGTCACTCTCAAGCAACTGCAACAGATCCTCCCCAACGCCGGCACCCAAGCCGGCGTTTTTCTTCCCGTACTGAACGCGTCGATGGTGAAGTGGGGCATCGTCACCCCGCTGCGCAAGCGTGCGTTCCTGGCTCAGGTCGGCCATGAGTCTGGCCAGCTGCGCTACGTCCGCGAGCTGGGCGGCGATCAGTACCTGGCCAAGTACGACACCGGCAAGCTCGCGGCGCGGCTGGGCAACACGCTCGAGGCCGACGGCGACGGCCAAAAGTATCGCGGCCGTGGCCTGATTCAAGTGACCGGTCGTGCCAACTACCAGCGTTGCGGCGAAGCGTTGGGCCTCGATCTGCTCAACCATCCCGAGTTACTCGAGCGTCCGGAGCATGCTGCCGACTCGGCTGGTTGGTTCTGGCACCTGGCCGGCCTCAACTCGCTGGCCGACAAGGGGCCGTCGGCGTTCGAGGCCATCACCCGGCGGATCAACGGCGGACTCAACGGGCTGGATGACCGCATGGCGATCTACAAGCGTGCCGAGCAGGTGCTGATCTGATGTCCCTGGACTGGAGATGGGGCGTGCTGGCCCTGGTGTTCGGCGCTGCAGTTGGTGCGCGCCTCGCGTGGTTGTGGCAGGCCGATGAACTGGAAAGGCAAGCGGCAGGGTATGAGCAACAGGTTGCGGCAAAAGACCTGGCGCACAGTCGAGAGCGTGAGGGTGCTGCAGAGGCGGCGCTCGGCCAGCTGGACGTTCAGCAGAAGGCCCGGCGCGCGCTGGAAGATCGCCTGCAGACGCAGGACCAAACCCACTGGAAGGAGATGAACGATGCTCAACAAGCCCAGGCTCGTTTACGTGATCGGCTGGCTACTGCTGATCTGCGGCTGTCAGTCCTACTCGACGCCGGATCCGTTGCCACCTCGAGTTGTGACGGTGGGATGCGAGCGCCCGCCGGCACCGGAGGCCTGGTGGATGGAGCCCTACGTGCCCAACTTGACCCAGCGCATGCTCGACGAATTGTCGGAATCACCGGAGAAGGCGACCAAGGATTGATCGCGTTAGCGGCGTGTCAGGCTTATGTTAGAGCTCTGTCCAACTGACTCAGTTAAAGGTCTGGAGGCTGAATAAGGGGAGTGGCCATCCTCGCTGCAAAGTGCGCTCAATCACTTGTGATGGTCGTGCTGGTCACTTTACCATCTGAAAAACCAACGGCAACTCCAGGGCACGGAACGTCACTTTGAGTGCAGCGATAGATCGCTGTTTTTCCAATATCTTCCCCCTTGGAGTTTTTTTGGATGATGATCTTGTATCGATCTAATCCATATGCTGCATAGGCCAGACACTCTGGATCGCCTGCTTGCACGTTTGCCCTAATGGCCCGCTGGGCTTGTTCGATTGTGAGTGCTCGAGATGTGACCAGGCGCTGCATCACGCTTGGATCTTGCATCCCTTTCTTAACCCGATAGACGCCGCAGGTTGCGTATGCATTTTCATTGGTGCTGTTTGTCCAGCCGCTTTCGTAGGCGCTGGATGGTTGGTTCGAGCATGCCATCAGTTGTGAAAGAAGCAATAATGCCAGTAATTTCTTGATCATAAAGGAAGCATCCTAAGCTAGCTTCGCTCGGCACTGACGAATTAAAAAAGGCGCTCAACTTCGATAAACATAGGTTGAGCGCATTCTTTTGTTAATGCTCGAACGCAGTTAAAGTAACTATCTGAACGTCTTGTTACGGATGTGTGCCGTTTTTGATAAGGTTTCTTGCGGCCGTTGTTAATAACTCAGCCCTTGCATTAATAAAGTCTGCATAGGGCCTATCGCCATTGTGAAAACCTTCTGGAATCAGCGCGGCCTCAAAGACTATCGCTTTAATCGCCTCGTTGATTTCTCCAAAGTACGCATCTGGGGCTTTGTCGGATATGGTTCGGTTGTCGGAGGAATTAAGTAAGCAGATGTTTGCTATGATATTTGACTCGTGGAACCCAATGCCCTGCCCAAGTAAGTACGATTTTGGATAAATGTGATGGAATTCGCGAGAGTTGTAAGATGCTAGAGTTGTCCCGAGTTCGATGTTCTGACCGTTCAGAAAACTCTTGGGCTGAAGTTGGGCCAGTAAGCAGATTGTAGTTTTTGCAGCCGTGGTATTGATGCGCCAAGACTTCTTGAAAAGGTTGCTTTCAATTTTATCATCTAAGTCATCGAAGGGGGTTTCGTTATTAGAAAGCTTTTCCATCTTATCAATGTCTGCCAAGACCTGCTTGTTGGTGCCGGCCTTGTATCTTTGCGTGAAGGCGCAATGCCAAAACCACTTTTTGAGGCCGATAACTTGCAGTGCATTGGGCTTCAGTGTACGAGAGAAGAAGGTGACGAGAGGTACGAGCATAATTGGGAATGGGATGAACACGAAGTTCTTGATGTGAAGCTGTTTTTCAAGAAAGTCGGTGCAGCAGAACATAGCCTGTTTGAGTTTTGACATCCCTTCAATTAGCTGCTCGGCCGGCACGTCCACCAGTTCGTCGGCGTCAATTCTGTTAAGAGTGATGGTTGCTAGGCATCGCATAAGCAGTGATTCTTCAATCTGCTCGAAACCTTTATCGGCGAGCGTATCTAGAAGCTGTTCGATTTCGTTCCGGAGGTCAAACTGCTCAGACCAGGTCCAGGCGGCGAGTAACTCTAGTGTGCTAAGACTAGTACCTGAAGAGTTGATTCTCTGGAAAACGCGGCAAACTTCTTGGTTCGTGCGGTCTTTTATTGTTACTACTGGAAATTCATAGTCTTTGAAGCGCTCTGTGAGTTCGGCAATTGTTTTGCCTTCCTCTTGACCAAATCTTGCCAGCTCTGGGAGTAGTTTGGTTGTGTCGAGGATGTTTCGAAGATTAATCGAATTGTTAGGGGCTATGGATGTGTGGATGAATTCGCCTGTTGAAGGGAGGAACGAAACATTAAAACGTGCTGCGAGCTCAGGGTCGGCAGTATCAGTGTCAGAGTTGAACACGCCGTAAAGAGTTGTTAAACGCTGCTGTCCGTCTAGAACATAGTTGACGGGATAATCTTCGGGTGTTATCGGAAGTTTAAACCCCCCGACATCTCGCTCATGATTAAGCTTTTCTTTAGTAGACCATAACAGTAGCGAGCCGACTGGATAGCCACGGTAAATGGAGTCCAACAGGCTCATAATCTGCTCATCGGACCAAACATACTCTCGCTGGAAGACGGGAATTTTGATGTTGCCGCGTGCCACATCTGAAAGGAGCGACGATAGGCGGGGGTTGGTTGGGGCAATTTTATGGGTAGCAGCCATGAGAGGTCCTTCGATGATGGCGCATGGAGGTTGCTGGCAAGATAATGGCAAGTGTGGAGGTGTGCAACCTACTGTAGGGGTAAATATGCGAGTAAAACGGAGCAGCGGTTAGGGCAAATTTAGGGCATAACTGGGGCCTAAATAGGCCGCGACAGCCCACAAGTACTGCTTTTTGACCCAGCAAATACAGGTCTATCGCGGCCTGCCGAGTCCTTCGGTCGGGTTCGAATCCCTATCTCTGGCTGTCGAATCAGGCTAGCTATAGTGGATGTCGGAGGCGACAGAATGAAAAAGATCTGACGAACATGATCCTGCTCGACGATCCGCTAATGCATAAAACGATCGAGGCGATACATCGGTACCATGATGCACAAGCATTGGACAGCACTGCTCAGGAAGTGGAGCGTCTTCGCGTCTTGGCCGAGTCACTCTTTAAAGCGATAGCGGACTTCAATCTGCAAACTTTAGGGCACCCTGCGGAAAGCTGGCACTAGATTTAGGCGTGGGGCAAACCGGTCGCCAATCTATGCCAATCCATTGCCGATTACAGTGTGCATACGCGGACGTAAAAAAGCCCCTTAAACCAAGCATTCGTGGGGTTGAGGGGCTTTACTGTTAATACGAGATCACAATCAGGATATGAATGCCTTGCTGAAACGATGTGATGACCCGAGAGCGCAGGTATCAGTATCCTGCTTGCTCTGGGGGCAATCCCGAAAGCATGGTATAGGCGGTAATTGCCCGCTCCAAGAGATCGTCAAAGGTTAGGAATTCATCGATGTTGAACTGCTCCATCATCAGTCCCATGTAATCTCGTGCATCGGATACGCTTTTAAAATGCTGCTGAGTAAAGCGGCTCATAATAACGGAAGTCTTGCATTTTGATTGGATGCCTGGATAGCGCGATGCAACAAGTTGGTAATGGGTTTTTATATAATGTTTCCACTCGGCTGTTTGGAAGACGGCTTGGCCAACCTCAGCTCTGGGTTGTCCCTGCGTCGTGGCGATTTGTTTTGAGGGGCGTTCGATTTCGATCATTTTGTAAGATTGATCGGGATATCGGATTATGAAGTCTGGCTGAAGCTTTGTCTTTCCGATGGGGGAAGTCTGGCCGTGAGGATAGCTAAGCTCAGGCTTGCTTTCGCAAGAGCCGTAAACGTCCAGTAACACAGGGTGCTTTTCTAAGATTTCGTGAAATACAGATTCAATGCCCTCAGGCTGAAATCTCAACGCATCTCCAAGGTCGCTGATAGCGGTTTTTAAAGAATCAAGCCGGTTATTATAGGACTCAAGCCATTGCGGTTCGCCGCCGAATGACATCGTGCCTCCGCCGGGTTCACGCCCAGCTGCAGCCAAGGCTGAACCGATATCTCGGCGGAGATCCTGCTGAACGCGCAGATTTATCAAACGTGTATCCCACGCAGATTCATCGGCATGACTATACACCTCAATATGCTCAAAAAACCTTCTATTGTTTAGATCTGCGGGAAAGAATCCTAAGTTTTTAAGTATGTGCGGGCTTCCAAAATCCACCGTGCCGTCATGAAAGTTTGGGTCAAGGATGGAGCCGAAGGCCCCAAAGGTCAGTATATTAACTACTTTTTTAAAGGGCGAGTTAATCTGCTTGAGATTAAGTTTTAAATCAAGCTCGTCGTTTGCGATTGTCAGTTCTTTTTCGATGTTTTGAATTCGACCGCGCCATATGCATGAGGCTAGAGGAACTTTGGTTACTATCCTGTAAATCCCAATAGGTTTTCCAAGAAGTTGGTGGTCGTTTAAGAATTTGGTAACTGCATTTGGGGTCTTGCTCGGCTCATAATCGACTTTAAGAGCCGGTCCGCCAGCAATGTACCATTGGTGTGAGGGTTCGTTTTCAACGGATATCACAACTCCGTCTTGCGCTACGTAAACCTGAAGATTCGTAGCGTCTAGGTAGGCGGATCTCACTAATTTTGGATAGCCAGGTCCTTCTGGTTGCGGTGCGGTGGCCTTGGCGTAAGCGCTACGATACTTCCGTGTATACGCGAAGATGAATTCGGCAACTTGCTCTATTGTGACTGACATGCGCTGTAGCCTCCTGAGTGACGTTCCCTAACCTCTAGCGCTTCGTATGTTTTGCTTGTACAGGGTATGCGGGACACGCAAGCCTGGCCACCTTGTCTCAAAAAGTGATGGTTCGTCGGCGGCGGATTTGATGGGGGGTCGCCAGCCATCAGTAGGTCCACTGCTAGAAGCTTGGTACAAAGTTGGTATAGACCTCGGGTGTCGAACTTGTAGGCCTTGTATGTCGGGGTCTCTATAGAAACTATGCCCAATCCATCATCGGTGCCACAGAGAAGCGGCGGGAGAGGGCTGGCGAGGCAGTTGGAGCAGGAGATAAGAGCATTGGGCAATCTGGATGGGTGAGGCGAAGGAGGGGAAGTTTATCAGGAATGGAGTTCCGGGGTTGGAAGGGCGCGCGTACCAGGAGGATGAATGGTCTTCGTTTCTTACATTTCGATTGGTTGTATGAACAGCGGCAGGCTAATAAAAAGCGGGCGGCCTTAAGGTCGCCTGCTTTTTGTGTGATTCGATAGCTACTCGGTTAGGCGAATTTTCTCTGCATTTGAATCACTTGAAGCTGTCCGCCAGCTCCTGAGCCCGATTCCCAGCCGCTTGCC harbors:
- a CDS encoding GmrSD restriction endonuclease domain-containing protein, with product MAATHKIAPTNPRLSSLLSDVARGNIKIPVFQREYVWSDEQIMSLLDSIYRGYPVGSLLLWSTKEKLNHERDVGGFKLPITPEDYPVNYVLDGQQRLTTLYGVFNSDTDTADPELAARFNVSFLPSTGEFIHTSIAPNNSINLRNILDTTKLLPELARFGQEEGKTIAELTERFKDYEFPVVTIKDRTNQEVCRVFQRINSSGTSLSTLELLAAWTWSEQFDLRNEIEQLLDTLADKGFEQIEESLLMRCLATITLNRIDADELVDVPAEQLIEGMSKLKQAMFCCTDFLEKQLHIKNFVFIPFPIMLVPLVTFFSRTLKPNALQVIGLKKWFWHCAFTQRYKAGTNKQVLADIDKMEKLSNNETPFDDLDDKIESNLFKKSWRINTTAAKTTICLLAQLQPKSFLNGQNIELGTTLASYNSREFHHIYPKSYLLGQGIGFHESNIIANICLLNSSDNRTISDKAPDAYFGEINEAIKAIVFEAALIPEGFHNGDRPYADFINARAELLTTAARNLIKNGTHP
- a CDS encoding lysis system i-spanin subunit Rz, which gives rise to MSLDWRWGVLALVFGAAVGARLAWLWQADELERQAAGYEQQVAAKDLAHSREREGAAEAALGQLDVQQKARRALEDRLQTQDQTHWKEMNDAQQAQARLRDRLATADLRLSVLLDAGSVATSSCDGGMRAPAGTGGLVDGALRAQLDPAHARRIVGITGEGDQGLIALAACQAYVRALSN
- a CDS encoding phage tail protein, whose product is MAYSESMQSTLSSLIAAGEAGRTSLDGMLGPLTGAVSDMTGAAAELEGLPIIGPALGQKLQRTMRAISAAQSNVGRVASTYSQVVSGAAAVQDRLGLLKEQAGKASAAINRMAGQVSPSLANILPTSALASLATPAAEAIKPFPHLLILQPLDAKLQPYYFNLDTAAFDELRRQTAARWAGQERLTRDIAQQAVGQGEDKMTLKGVIYPGFKGGIKQLDTLRAIARRLQPVSLVTGYGDVLGTWCLLSVDEEQGALLAGGIPRKQGFSLEFVKYGNDMQNV
- a CDS encoding tail protein X, which codes for MATTCRTSEGDLLDTLCYHHYGHLNGTVELVLQENPGLADEPQPYRTGVVIVLPDLAAPSIETIELWG
- a CDS encoding glycoside hydrolase family 19 protein, which produces MTVTLKQLQQILPNAGTQAGVFLPVLNASMVKWGIVTPLRKRAFLAQVGHESGQLRYVRELGGDQYLAKYDTGKLAARLGNTLEADGDGQKYRGRGLIQVTGRANYQRCGEALGLDLLNHPELLERPEHAADSAGWFWHLAGLNSLADKGPSAFEAITRRINGGLNGLDDRMAIYKRAEQVLI
- a CDS encoding Shedu anti-phage system protein SduA domain-containing protein; protein product: MSVTIEQVAEFIFAYTRKYRSAYAKATAPQPEGPGYPKLVRSAYLDATNLQVYVAQDGVVISVENEPSHQWYIAGGPALKVDYEPSKTPNAVTKFLNDHQLLGKPIGIYRIVTKVPLASCIWRGRIQNIEKELTIANDELDLKLNLKQINSPFKKVVNILTFGAFGSILDPNFHDGTVDFGSPHILKNLGFFPADLNNRRFFEHIEVYSHADESAWDTRLINLRVQQDLRRDIGSALAAAGREPGGGTMSFGGEPQWLESYNNRLDSLKTAISDLGDALRFQPEGIESVFHEILEKHPVLLDVYGSCESKPELSYPHGQTSPIGKTKLQPDFIIRYPDQSYKMIEIERPSKQIATTQGQPRAEVGQAVFQTAEWKHYIKTHYQLVASRYPGIQSKCKTSVIMSRFTQQHFKSVSDARDYMGLMMEQFNIDEFLTFDDLLERAITAYTMLSGLPPEQAGY
- a CDS encoding phage late control D family protein; translated protein: MQPTFRIVADGADITALINDRLLLLRTTDKPGMDSDEFELRIDDRDAAVALPARGARIEVYLGYAGQALARLGRYTVDEIEVSGPPREMVIRGKASDMRGSGKTTRSGSWEGVPLSQIVRDIAARNGWAPACPVQTKVDRVDQRNESDFNFITRLTKQYDCTAKVADGKLLVLPREASQGASGKTFGVVTIAPADVSRWQFRLGDRSAQKSVKTQHQDKKTGKLVVVELGNDDAPSGLPGVHTDRHIYPNKSAAEQAAKAKLAAFNRTTASVRLQMPGRTDLFAERLINAQGFKQGLDGQYLVDSVEQTFDASGWSTAVECNGGKKGKAKAKGKKKKSDKPLKVVDVKPA